In Limisalsivibrio acetivorans, one genomic interval encodes:
- a CDS encoding glycosyltransferase, with the protein MKIWILLPAFNEEDSIPLMFPKIDKYMKQEGFDYSIVALDDGSSDDTFCVLEGVKGDYPLVILRHEINRGLGETERDLFEYVSEHGSDDDIAIRMDCDDTHEPHYILSMIKKVQEGYDVVNTSRFRKGGGQMGVNSYRSFISYMANLFMAVMFNIKGVRDYSCGFRAYRVKALKYAVGIFGNSFIQLKGLGFTSTLEIIVKLKLMGCSFAEVPFVLRYDQKASPSKMISSITTLGYFSMAILYHWPFGGWRPFYKHLAEIYRKDPEEAVNVYNKYAKRRTTICQIGG; encoded by the coding sequence ATGAAGATATGGATTCTGCTCCCCGCGTTCAACGAAGAGGATTCCATCCCCCTTATGTTTCCAAAGATAGATAAGTATATGAAACAGGAGGGCTTTGACTACAGTATAGTCGCCCTTGATGACGGCAGCAGTGACGATACATTCTGTGTCCTTGAGGGTGTTAAAGGGGACTACCCCCTTGTTATCCTTCGCCATGAGATTAACAGAGGACTGGGCGAGACAGAGCGGGATCTGTTTGAGTACGTTTCAGAGCATGGGAGTGATGATGATATTGCCATCCGTATGGACTGCGATGACACCCATGAACCCCATTATATCCTCAGCATGATAAAGAAAGTTCAGGAGGGGTACGATGTTGTAAATACCTCACGCTTCCGTAAAGGTGGCGGTCAGATGGGGGTAAACAGCTATCGATCCTTCATCAGCTACATGGCAAACCTGTTCATGGCTGTTATGTTTAACATCAAGGGTGTGCGGGATTACTCATGCGGATTCCGGGCTTATCGTGTCAAAGCATTGAAATATGCAGTGGGCATATTCGGAAACAGCTTCATTCAGCTGAAAGGGCTTGGTTTCACCTCCACCCTTGAGATAATCGTTAAGCTCAAGCTTATGGGGTGCTCCTTCGCAGAGGTGCCCTTCGTGCTCCGGTATGATCAAAAAGCAAGCCCCAGCAAGATGATAAGCAGTATCACCACCCTCGGCTACTTCTCTATGGCTATCCTGTATCACTGGCCCTTCGGAGGCTGGCGCCCATTCTATAAGCACCTTGCCGAGATATACAGAAAGGACCCCGAAGAGGCGGTTAACGTCTACAACAAATACGCAAAACGCCGTACAACCATTTGCCAGATAGGGGGCTGA
- the wecB gene encoding non-hydrolyzing UDP-N-acetylglucosamine 2-epimerase codes for MKIVTVVGARPQFVKVAVVSRALKEAGLVHEDIIHTGQHFDKNMSDIFFHEMEIPKPTVNLDIHGLAQGAMTGRMLEGLEQELIRLKPDAVLVYGDTNSTLAGALAASKLHIPVAHVEAGLRSFNTAMPEEINRILTDRISTHLYAPTETAVMNLASEGYLDMDCTVFQTGDVMYDAVLHYKPRMVKPDNVGTEDFLLCTIHRQENTDHPERLNSIFKALREIATERPVILPMHPRTRGKVDDELMEGLSIIEPVGYFQMLWLLENSSMVLTDSGGLQKEAYFFNKPCITVRDETEWTELVDGGANVVAGAEREAILEAYHNFASSKQTFREGLYGDGKAGEHIAELIQSI; via the coding sequence ATGAAGATCGTAACGGTGGTGGGGGCAAGACCCCAGTTTGTTAAGGTAGCAGTTGTAAGCCGAGCTCTAAAGGAAGCGGGGCTTGTGCATGAGGATATTATCCATACCGGACAGCATTTCGATAAGAACATGTCCGACATATTCTTCCATGAGATGGAGATTCCCAAGCCCACAGTTAATCTAGATATCCACGGGCTTGCCCAGGGGGCCATGACCGGCAGGATGCTTGAAGGGCTGGAACAGGAGCTTATCCGCCTTAAGCCCGATGCTGTGCTTGTATATGGGGACACAAACTCAACGCTGGCCGGAGCACTCGCCGCCTCGAAGCTCCATATTCCGGTGGCACATGTAGAGGCCGGCCTCAGAAGCTTCAACACAGCTATGCCCGAGGAGATAAACCGCATCCTCACCGACCGTATAAGCACGCACCTCTATGCACCCACAGAAACCGCCGTTATGAACCTCGCCTCCGAAGGTTATCTTGACATGGACTGTACTGTTTTCCAGACTGGTGATGTCATGTACGATGCTGTTCTCCACTATAAACCAAGGATGGTAAAGCCTGACAATGTTGGCACAGAAGACTTTCTCCTGTGCACTATACACCGCCAGGAAAACACAGACCATCCGGAAAGGCTGAACTCCATCTTCAAGGCTCTCAGGGAGATCGCAACCGAACGTCCCGTTATTTTGCCCATGCACCCCAGAACCAGAGGGAAGGTGGACGATGAACTTATGGAGGGGCTTAGCATCATCGAGCCGGTGGGGTACTTCCAGATGCTTTGGCTCCTTGAGAACTCCTCCATGGTGCTTACAGACAGCGGCGGACTGCAGAAGGAGGCCTATTTCTTCAATAAGCCCTGCATAACAGTAAGGGATGAAACGGAATGGACCGAGCTTGTGGACGGTGGAGCAAACGTTGTGGCCGGAGCCGAGAGAGAAGCGATTCTGGAGGCGTACCATAACTTCGCTTCGTCAAAACAAACCTTCAGGGAGGGGCTATACGGAGACGGAAAGGCCGGAGAGCATATAGCGGAGCTAATCCAGTCTATCTAA
- the asnB gene encoding asparagine synthase (glutamine-hydrolyzing), with amino-acid sequence MCGITGFYSERGYSEEVLYPMMERIRHRGPDDSGTFFHNNHALGHQRLAIIDIANAKQPMQTPDGRYTIIFNGEIYNYLELRQKLVQDGESFSTHSDTEVLLKLYANYGKECLAYLNGMFAFAVLDRQTDTMFLARDHFGIKPLYYYEGSESFVFASEIKSILAHPEVEAEANESAVSQYLTYQLMMNGDTLFKDIQALEPASYMIVEKGKVKEKKEFWRLDFVVDYDKSEDEFASELLVLLENSLSIQMRSDVPVGSYLSGGLDSSTVAVLAAKSFPGSISTFSGGFHESPLYDETHYARIVSDKIQSRHFEIWPEHTDFERDFEKLVYHMDFPVAGPGVFPQYMVSKLASENVKVVLGGQGGDELFGGYARYIVAYLEQCLKGAINGTQDGYYVVTLKTIVDSLPMLKQYMPMIKQQFGSGLFEEMDRRYYALVNRSPNLHKVYDEGFLEGVDSEAMFGLFSDIFNREGLGSYFNRMTYFDTKTLLPGLLQVEDRMSMAVSLESRVPLLDYRIAEMAAKMPPLFKFNNGKAKSILLKAVKNLLPNEIVERKDKMGFPTPISEWFTGPLREYVMDILTGETAKRRGIINTEAVEEQLNASNRFSRDLWGALNLELWYRTFIDG; translated from the coding sequence GTGTGCGGGATAACCGGTTTTTATAGCGAAAGGGGTTATTCTGAGGAGGTTCTCTATCCGATGATGGAGAGGATACGCCACAGGGGGCCCGACGATTCCGGCACCTTCTTCCACAATAACCACGCCCTTGGCCACCAGCGTCTTGCCATCATCGATATTGCCAATGCAAAACAGCCGATGCAGACCCCCGACGGACGTTACACGATTATATTCAACGGCGAGATATACAACTATCTGGAACTGAGGCAGAAGCTGGTTCAGGATGGCGAAAGCTTCTCCACCCATTCGGACACAGAGGTCCTGCTCAAACTTTACGCCAACTACGGCAAGGAGTGTCTCGCTTATCTGAACGGGATGTTCGCCTTTGCTGTGCTCGATAGACAGACGGATACGATGTTTCTGGCAAGGGATCATTTCGGTATTAAGCCGCTGTATTATTACGAAGGTTCCGAGTCTTTTGTCTTTGCCTCAGAGATCAAGAGTATTCTGGCACACCCCGAGGTCGAGGCAGAGGCAAACGAAAGCGCAGTATCCCAGTATCTCACCTATCAGCTTATGATGAACGGGGATACCCTTTTCAAGGATATTCAGGCTCTGGAGCCTGCGTCCTATATGATTGTGGAGAAAGGGAAAGTTAAAGAGAAGAAGGAGTTCTGGCGGCTGGACTTCGTTGTTGATTATGACAAGAGCGAGGATGAGTTCGCCTCGGAGCTGCTTGTTCTGCTGGAAAACTCACTCTCGATCCAGATGCGCTCGGATGTTCCTGTGGGTTCATACCTCAGCGGAGGTCTCGATTCAAGTACGGTGGCAGTACTTGCCGCTAAAAGCTTTCCGGGAAGTATCTCCACCTTCAGCGGGGGGTTCCACGAATCCCCGTTATACGACGAAACGCACTACGCCCGTATAGTTAGCGACAAGATACAGAGCCGGCATTTCGAGATATGGCCTGAGCATACAGACTTCGAGCGTGATTTTGAGAAGCTCGTATATCATATGGACTTCCCCGTGGCAGGGCCTGGTGTTTTCCCCCAGTATATGGTTTCGAAGCTGGCTTCGGAGAACGTCAAGGTTGTTCTCGGCGGTCAGGGGGGTGATGAGCTTTTCGGCGGCTATGCCAGGTATATCGTTGCATACCTTGAACAGTGCCTGAAGGGTGCCATAAACGGGACCCAGGACGGCTATTATGTCGTAACGCTCAAAACCATTGTAGACAGCCTGCCGATGCTTAAGCAGTATATGCCGATGATAAAGCAGCAGTTCGGAAGCGGGCTTTTTGAGGAGATGGACAGGCGTTACTATGCCCTTGTGAACCGTTCCCCCAATCTCCATAAGGTTTACGATGAGGGTTTTCTTGAAGGTGTGGACAGTGAGGCTATGTTCGGTCTTTTCAGCGATATTTTCAACCGTGAGGGTCTTGGTTCCTACTTCAACCGGATGACCTATTTCGATACAAAGACCCTTCTACCGGGGCTTCTACAGGTTGAGGACAGGATGAGCATGGCGGTTTCCCTTGAATCGAGGGTTCCTCTGCTCGATTACCGTATTGCGGAGATGGCCGCTAAGATGCCGCCGCTCTTCAAATTCAACAACGGTAAGGCGAAGTCCATCCTCCTGAAGGCTGTCAAGAACCTGCTCCCCAATGAGATTGTGGAGAGGAAGGATAAAATGGGATTCCCGACGCCGATCTCCGAATGGTTTACAGGGCCTTTGAGGGAGTATGTTATGGATATCCTTACGGGTGAAACTGCAAAGCGGAGGGGTATCATAAACACCGAAGCGGTGGAGGAGCAGCTCAACGCATCAAACCGTTTCTCAAGGGATCTGTGGGGGGCTCTTAATCTGGAATTATGGTACAGGACATTCATAGATGGATGA